In the genome of Ziziphus jujuba cultivar Dongzao chromosome 10, ASM3175591v1, the window TCacagaaatattaaatatcaaaaaattttttttacagcCTTTTGGCCAAAATCTAAAATTCAAATCACTATGCTAAAGGAGTTCGaattaaatatgatttattaattttcaagtttCAAACTAGGAACAAAATGGAAGATTAATTAACAAGGCATAAACACTTGGTACTACACAGCAGTGCAAGTAGCAGCTAACAAAGAACagcataaattatttaattgagaaaattaatttgatgtggGATTCCATTTATTTTGTCCAAGCATGGATGGAACGTTGGTTTTCACAGCGATTTGAATTGAAAGCCATTGACAGTCATCCCTCCATCGATGCAAATGGTCTGGCCTGTTATGTATGAGGCTGCAGGTAAGCATAAGAATGCCACCAATGAAGACACCTCTTTGGGTTCTCCTGTGCGTCCCATAGGTGTTCGCGACTTTATAGCCTCCAAAAACTTTTCATCGCTCAGATACTGCCAAAAGTTATCAGATACAAACGAAAAAATCCCCTTCAAATCCTCTTTTAAACCTCAGTTTATGCTTGTATTCATATTATACATATCACAAGTTTCAAAGACTAGCCAGTATAACTGTAATGGCGATTCATCTCTAAATAATTGAAGCTTCCAGTAAAACTTGTAATTTTACCTCATATAGTATCCAGCCAAATATCAGACTTTGTCCAAAACGAAAAAACACATACAAAATCCAAAAAGggtaatgataaaaataaataaacccaaAGAAGATGGACCTAGATATAAGAGGAGCGTTGAGACTaatataaattgtaaaataaatgaTTGAGAAAGTCTTAAgacttatataaaattataaatgtaatGTAATAATGATCCACCTTTACGGATAACAATTTGGTCAATTGGACTCGATTCCATATAGACCACCCCTAAAAGGGTGGGGGATTTCCCGTTTACACAAATAGTGGGGGGACAGAGGGGCAAGGTGCAGGGCAAAAAGGCTTCTTTCAGCAAAGATTATAATCCCTACCctgtttatattatatttattttttttaatatttttgtttaaatatgtgtattcacattaaattttttatatatatttgtaaattaaatatacattatttatttaaattcattTCCAGACCTACAATTCAAACGTGGAATTAGGTTGAGATTCTACTTTGCTTGTAATAAGTTGTAATGTTGagcccccaccaaaaaaaaaaaaaaagaaaaaacacatacGCACGCAATTGAACATGGTAAATGATTAAAGGTCATCTTACATGTTCAACTAGGGGAGTTTTGATGAACGAAGGTGCAACGCTATTGATCCTTATATTGTATTTTGCCCACTCACATGCCAAATCTTTTGCTAATTGATTTATTGCTCCTGGATATGAAAAAACAAGAAGTCatgtataatttctattttttggagCCAAAATTCtgtaccaaatatatataaaacacttgaaaagtaattaataatataataatgaaattaactAAAAATGTTAAGACGAAGGAAGGCCTCTACCCGGAAAGTAAAGGGAGGGAGACAATCATTCATAACCATTAGATTTTACAGATTTGATAACTGTAtctggaaaaataattaattaataatacctTTGCTCATGGAGTATAAAGTTCCAACATCTACGGCTACAACGCCAGCAACAGAAGAAACAAGAACAATGCTACCTGCAGTGGAAGCTTTGAGAAGAGGGAATGCAAGTTGGCACATACTGTAAGCCGATTCAAGATTGGTGCCCATGACGTGTGAAAAATCCTCTCCTGTGTATTCTTCTGTTGGTTTCGTAATCGCAGTTCCCACATtgtttatctatatttatgtatatattagagagattaattagttaatttgaAAACGTAATTAAGGAAACCagctatatattattataacataatattgaattaaatataagtagttgagagacagagagagagaaagagagcttaATTACGAGGATGTTAAGCTTCCCACTGAACAACAAGGAGACGTGGTTTATTAGCTTTTCTCGTTCAGCTTTAGACTTTAAATTGCAGACAGAGCCAGTGACCGTGAAACCCTTTAACTTCCATTTGCTTAGGCATTCATTCAGCTGCTCCTCATCACGTGAGCATGTATGTACAATTGCTCCTAGCCCTGCTAGTTCTTCCACAATTGCATACCTACATCACAGTACTGCattattcatataatatatatatatatatacatacacaattaaatattgattacttattttattagttttatacatatcataaaaatatttataaatagtgTATGTAACAGTGTGGTATATGTGAAGATTTTGTCTTTAGGTTCCCATTCTTCGTGAAGAAATTAACAGATATTATCCCCAAGTTGatattggaaaaaagaaaacggaagggaaaaaaaaaaaaaaaaaggaaggcagAGAAAAGAATGAATTACCCAATTCCTTTGGTTCCACCGGTGACAACAGCAGTGAGTCCATGAAGAGACCATCTATGGTCTTTTCTGCTACCAACATCAATATCTGCTGCTTCTGCCGccattttctctttaattagCTTGAATATTAACTTCAACGTCAAACTTCTGCTGCAAATATCCTTCCTAATATAATATGTGGATGTAAAAGGAAGAGAATTTCAGGGTATGAAATGTTATCCaaatgaagttgaaaaaaatggCAGGGATAGAGACGTTTGTCTGATTGTTTGCTTCTTGATTTCTTGCTATTATGGGTAGTAGACTTTTAATAATGGATGTTGATGCAGGGTACGTTTATCGGTATCTACATCACAAGACAGGTTGCGTGCTGGATGAGAATCCACTCCCTGGCAACCACGTGGTCGTGGGCCTACATCCTACCCATTTCACTCATCTAAGAAACACATCTTAAAGGGGGGGCTCCATCTGCCA includes:
- the LOC107410919 gene encoding tropinone reductase homolog At2g29360 — translated: MAAEAADIDVGSRKDHRWSLHGLTAVVTGGTKGIGYAIVEELAGLGAIVHTCSRDEEQLNECLSKWKLKGFTVTGSVCNLKSKAEREKLINHVSLLFSGKLNILINNVGTAITKPTEEYTGEDFSHVMGTNLESAYSMCQLAFPLLKASTAGSIVLVSSVAGVVAVDVGTLYSMSKGAINQLAKDLACEWAKYNIRINSVAPSFIKTPLVEHYLSDEKFLEAIKSRTPMGRTGEPKEVSSLVAFLCLPAASYITGQTICIDGGMTVNGFQFKSL